In Thermococcus sp. 21S7, one DNA window encodes the following:
- a CDS encoding NfeD family protein: MGHIKARNLLKLLALMADEIIVGIFIFLILPGIGVEIPLWAGLLVMSLLLAKDLVIAPFILGGGADKRPRAGPEGLIGRTALVVEDLSPEGVVKLDGELWRAKCLHGTAGRGEKVRIVGVEGTKLIVER; encoded by the coding sequence ATGGGGCATATAAAAGCCAGGAATCTGCTCAAGCTCCTCGCGCTGATGGCCGATGAAATCATCGTTGGCATTTTCATTTTTCTGATACTCCCGGGGATAGGCGTGGAGATTCCCCTCTGGGCGGGATTGCTTGTGATGTCCCTCCTTTTGGCCAAGGATCTCGTCATAGCGCCCTTCATTCTCGGCGGCGGGGCGGACAAAAGGCCCCGTGCAGGTCCGGAGGGACTGATAGGGAGAACCGCCCTCGTTGTGGAAGACCTTTCCCCTGAGGGGGTCGTTAAACTCGACGGGGAACTCTGGCGCGCGAAATGCCTTCACGGGACTGCGGGGAGGGGAGAGAAGGTCAGGATCGTGGGGGTTGAGGGGACTAAACTTATCGTGGAGCGTTAA
- a CDS encoding carbohydrate ABC transporter permease: MNDETKYALKKVGFYTAVFTAAVWIVIPIIISFLYAFTSKADYYDPTKIIPTSFTSEYVHTILFTLGAWDGIKNSVIVAVLTIIISFILGVPAGYSIAKYMFPGKDHIKLSIVALRMFPIPVMAIPLLVLYIDLHLADTLLGVALAHTAMALPFVVLITSSIFAGVSKEYEEAAMVFGLTRFGSFRKITLPLALPGLAAAAMFTFVMSWNEVFVASILTLNNRTLPAQILSIMAGSSGGAAPDYYKFAAAFIMTLPAMLFILFARRYLVTMWGITLK; encoded by the coding sequence ATGAACGACGAGACCAAGTACGCCCTCAAAAAGGTGGGGTTCTACACCGCCGTTTTCACGGCCGCGGTCTGGATAGTGATTCCAATCATCATCTCCTTCCTCTACGCCTTCACCAGCAAGGCCGACTACTACGACCCGACCAAGATAATCCCGACGAGCTTCACGAGCGAGTACGTCCACACGATACTCTTCACCCTCGGTGCGTGGGACGGAATAAAGAACAGCGTCATAGTGGCGGTGCTCACCATCATCATAAGCTTCATCCTCGGCGTTCCGGCCGGGTACTCGATAGCCAAGTACATGTTCCCGGGCAAGGACCACATAAAGCTCTCCATCGTTGCCCTCAGGATGTTCCCGATTCCGGTCATGGCCATACCGCTCCTGGTTCTCTACATAGACCTCCACCTGGCTGATACGCTCCTCGGAGTGGCTCTGGCCCACACGGCGATGGCGCTCCCCTTCGTCGTCCTCATAACGTCGAGCATCTTCGCGGGGGTATCCAAGGAGTACGAAGAGGCCGCCATGGTGTTCGGCCTTACCCGGTTCGGTTCCTTCAGGAAGATAACCCTCCCCCTGGCCCTTCCGGGGCTGGCCGCTGCCGCTATGTTCACCTTCGTCATGAGCTGGAACGAGGTCTTCGTCGCCTCGATTCTCACCCTGAACAACAGAACCCTGCCGGCGCAGATACTCTCGATAATGGCCGGCTCCAGCGGAGGTGCCGCACCGGACTACTACAAGTTCGCGGCGGCGTTCATAATGACCCTTCCGGCGATGCTGTTCATCCTCTTCGCCAGGAGGTATCTGGTCACGATGTGGGGTATAACGCTCAAGTGA
- a CDS encoding radical SAM protein, with protein sequence MKVRVVERRAKGIYTKSKIPGVEWAVNQYVGCAFACEYCYAKFLARWKDYGRWGSWVEVKTNAPDLARKHVSGSVVMSTVSDPYQPIEAELKLTRRVLRYMDKRNELSVLTKSPLVTRDIDLFKEFRTIEVGLTINGFRGREKGLFEPLTPVHEARVNALKELHEAGLKTYAFVSPIIPEITDVSAIVEDTRGFTDYYFFEVLNLRASGREFRELLRDEYPESYEVLRDDEAFEEFLWELKKEIRALHVKAEGIETHFRGWGFVRI encoded by the coding sequence ATGAAGGTTCGGGTTGTAGAGAGGCGCGCCAAGGGCATCTACACCAAATCGAAGATTCCGGGCGTGGAGTGGGCGGTCAACCAGTACGTCGGCTGTGCCTTCGCATGCGAGTACTGCTACGCCAAGTTTTTGGCGAGGTGGAAGGACTACGGGAGATGGGGAAGCTGGGTCGAGGTCAAGACCAACGCGCCCGACCTGGCGAGAAAGCACGTTTCCGGGAGCGTGGTCATGTCAACGGTGAGCGACCCGTACCAACCGATAGAGGCCGAGTTAAAGCTTACGAGAAGGGTTTTGAGGTACATGGACAAGAGGAACGAACTTTCGGTGCTCACCAAGTCCCCTCTGGTAACCCGTGACATCGACCTTTTCAAGGAGTTCCGAACGATAGAGGTCGGCCTCACGATAAACGGCTTTAGGGGGAGAGAAAAGGGGCTGTTTGAACCGCTGACGCCGGTCCACGAGGCGAGGGTCAACGCCCTTAAGGAACTCCACGAGGCGGGCTTGAAAACGTACGCCTTCGTCAGCCCGATAATTCCAGAGATAACGGACGTTTCCGCCATAGTAGAGGACACGAGGGGCTTCACGGACTACTACTTCTTCGAAGTGCTCAACCTCCGTGCGTCGGGAAGAGAATTCCGGGAACTCCTCCGCGATGAGTACCCGGAAAGCTACGAGGTTCTGAGGGATGATGAGGCATTTGAAGAGTTCCTGTGGGAGCTGAAGAAGGAGATAAGGGCCCTACATGTGAAGGCGGAGGGAATAGAGACGCACTTCAGAGGGTGGGGTTTCGTGAGAATTTGA
- a CDS encoding glycerate kinase, producing the protein MDAKTVALEIMNAAINSADPYTAVRRSLGFEGGHLVVSGEEFPLSGRVYLLAFGKAACSMARAVVDLLGERIEEGVIITKYGYAENCPKLRKLKVIEAGHPVPDENSLLGGKLGLELAEKVGENDILLVLISGGGSALFLLPERGITLEDKIQTNELLLKSGAKIYEINTVRKHISAVKGGKLAKRVRGRVISLILSDVVGDPLEAIASGPTVRDPTTFGDAFRILRLYGVWEKLPESVKRHIELGLEGKAEETLKEDLSNVRNFIVGSNTLACESALAKAKELGYNALLLTTTLEGEAGEIALAVGSIVQEIAKYDRPVPKPAVLIAGGEWTVTIEGKAGLGGPNQEFALSIARKIDGLNAVVLAVDTDGTDGPTDAAGGVVDGKTLGLLRESGIDVEEVLRRHDAYHALEKVGALLKTGPTGTNVNSMVIAVVRDGSDAP; encoded by the coding sequence ATGGACGCCAAAACCGTCGCGCTGGAGATTATGAACGCGGCCATCAACAGCGCTGATCCCTACACTGCCGTGAGAAGAAGCCTTGGATTTGAGGGAGGCCATCTGGTGGTTTCAGGGGAGGAATTCCCCCTGTCAGGAAGGGTTTACCTCCTGGCCTTCGGCAAGGCCGCCTGCTCCATGGCAAGGGCCGTCGTTGACCTCCTTGGGGAGCGGATTGAGGAGGGAGTAATAATCACCAAGTACGGCTACGCCGAGAACTGCCCCAAGTTAAGAAAGCTGAAGGTCATCGAGGCGGGACATCCCGTTCCGGACGAGAATTCCCTCCTGGGCGGAAAGCTCGGCCTCGAACTGGCCGAGAAGGTTGGGGAGAACGACATCCTCCTCGTCCTTATCTCCGGCGGCGGAAGTGCGCTCTTCCTCCTCCCTGAGAGGGGGATAACCCTTGAGGACAAAATCCAAACGAACGAACTCCTTCTGAAGAGCGGGGCAAAGATATACGAGATAAACACCGTAAGAAAGCACATCTCGGCCGTCAAGGGCGGCAAGCTGGCGAAGCGTGTGAGGGGAAGGGTGATAAGCCTGATCCTCTCGGACGTCGTCGGAGACCCGCTCGAAGCCATAGCATCGGGCCCGACCGTGAGGGACCCTACCACCTTCGGAGACGCCTTCAGAATCCTGAGGCTCTACGGCGTCTGGGAGAAGCTGCCGGAGAGCGTTAAGAGGCACATCGAGCTGGGACTGGAGGGAAAGGCCGAGGAAACCCTCAAGGAAGACCTCTCGAACGTCCGCAACTTCATAGTTGGGAGCAACACCCTCGCCTGCGAATCCGCCCTGGCGAAGGCGAAAGAGCTCGGCTACAACGCATTGCTTCTCACCACGACCCTCGAAGGCGAGGCCGGCGAGATAGCCCTGGCGGTAGGCTCGATAGTCCAGGAAATAGCCAAATACGACCGACCGGTTCCAAAGCCGGCGGTTCTAATAGCCGGCGGCGAGTGGACGGTAACCATCGAGGGAAAAGCAGGCCTCGGCGGGCCGAACCAGGAGTTTGCCCTGAGTATTGCCAGAAAGATAGATGGACTTAACGCCGTGGTTTTGGCGGTCGATACCGATGGAACGGACGGGCCGACTGATGCAGCGGGTGGGGTAGTGGACGGGAAAACGCTTGGGCTTCTCAGGGAATCGGGAATAGACGTCGAGGAAGTCCTCAGAAGGCACGACGCCTATCACGCGCTGGAAAAGGTTGGCGCGCTCCTGAAAACCGGCCCAACCGGGACGAACGTGAACTCGATGGTCATAGCGGTTGTTAGAGACGGTAGCGACGCCCCTTGA
- a CDS encoding DEAD/DEAH box helicase family protein translates to MTIEYSEADTRSKLIDPKLHESGWDEGKIRREYVISVGRILNSDGSRTSAKRADYVLFYPDINGHALAVVEAKKASEDPYKGLEQAKDYAKRLDVPFAYSTNGLKIIEYDFITKQTAKIDRFPSPEELWERYQQYRNIPQVEGEATNPLAVPFYVRDKKPRYYQEVAVRRAIEEILRGRKRLLLTMATGSGKTFVAFQIAWKLYRSGLVKKILFVVDRVYLRGQAYNAFEAFGNARWELKGDNINFAKDVYFATYQTLYSKKNGKRIYELFDPDYFDLVIIDECHRSGWNRWHDILRHFGNAIHLGLTATPKRSDNVDVYRYFGEPVYEYKLAQGIEDGYLAPPEEIIRVYTNVDKEGRITFKEIRNSGAIIEVPGEGEPELKDYYTAQEFEKTIILPDRTRAIVRWIADFLEKTDPFAKTVIFCPTQRHAREVAALLNNHFNPKFNVDNYAYPIVSDDPEAHRVLRNSFASSEEIFPVVATTVDVLSTGIDVPPIKNIIFLKHIGSKVEFHQIIGRASRLYEKGRKFTFRVIDFTGATRLFDEWDVPRFEPKEGPTDWYLNMVIVDDETLEPVKGADVVVHIKPGKPIHVVAGDDGRVFLRNVPREAVLVDVRASGYRPKKTYVSTFPAPNNQATLTLRKQKPANKAPITVKGLKVFIEEENRVKIEVHGNKLLEAEYVRYTREQVMKRVASLNDLRRIWLNRDARLKFKEDLRKAGIDLKVLSLAEKVPEADEFDLLAHLLFNAPIVSRDERARLFYEVKKEFLREFGEQGRSVIIDLIDHYRLYGLSEIEDPKVFELPGFKEAYGGLKGVIRLFKGAKGLKKVLEEIEKGLYADLMEG, encoded by the coding sequence ATGACTATCGAGTACAGCGAGGCAGACACGAGGAGCAAGCTGATAGACCCAAAGCTCCACGAGAGCGGATGGGATGAGGGCAAAATCCGAAGGGAGTATGTTATATCAGTCGGAAGGATTCTGAACAGCGATGGAAGCCGAACTTCCGCAAAGAGAGCCGATTACGTGCTTTTCTACCCCGATATAAACGGACACGCTCTTGCCGTTGTTGAAGCAAAAAAGGCGAGTGAAGACCCGTATAAAGGCCTTGAGCAGGCTAAGGATTATGCGAAGCGTCTCGATGTGCCCTTTGCGTATTCTACCAACGGTCTGAAAATTATTGAATATGATTTCATAACAAAACAGACCGCCAAAATTGATAGATTTCCCTCGCCCGAAGAGCTATGGGAAAGATACCAGCAGTACAGGAACATCCCCCAGGTCGAGGGTGAAGCGACTAACCCCCTCGCAGTGCCATTCTACGTCAGGGATAAAAAGCCCAGATACTACCAAGAAGTCGCGGTTAGGCGCGCAATCGAGGAAATTCTGCGCGGAAGAAAGCGGCTCCTGCTCACGATGGCAACGGGAAGTGGTAAGACGTTCGTGGCCTTTCAGATAGCGTGGAAGCTGTACAGAAGCGGACTCGTGAAGAAGATTCTCTTCGTCGTGGACAGGGTTTACCTTCGCGGACAGGCCTACAACGCCTTTGAGGCCTTCGGAAACGCGCGCTGGGAGCTTAAGGGAGACAACATAAACTTCGCCAAGGATGTTTACTTTGCCACATACCAGACGCTGTACAGCAAGAAGAACGGTAAGAGGATTTACGAACTGTTCGACCCCGATTATTTTGACCTTGTTATAATTGACGAGTGCCACCGCTCCGGCTGGAACCGCTGGCACGACATCCTAAGGCACTTTGGGAATGCCATCCACCTAGGATTAACGGCGACGCCGAAGAGAAGCGACAACGTTGACGTTTACCGCTACTTCGGAGAGCCCGTTTATGAATACAAGCTTGCTCAAGGAATTGAGGACGGCTATCTCGCGCCTCCCGAGGAGATTATCAGGGTTTATACCAACGTGGACAAAGAAGGTAGGATAACGTTCAAAGAAATCAGGAACTCAGGAGCGATAATTGAAGTTCCCGGGGAGGGCGAACCCGAGCTCAAGGACTATTATACGGCTCAGGAATTTGAGAAGACGATAATCCTCCCCGACAGGACGCGGGCAATCGTCAGGTGGATAGCGGACTTCCTTGAGAAAACCGACCCCTTTGCTAAAACTGTAATTTTCTGCCCGACCCAGAGGCACGCGAGAGAGGTTGCGGCACTCCTCAACAACCACTTTAACCCTAAGTTCAACGTTGACAACTATGCCTACCCAATAGTCTCGGACGACCCGGAGGCTCATAGGGTTCTGAGAAACAGCTTCGCCAGCTCGGAGGAAATTTTTCCGGTCGTAGCGACAACGGTTGACGTTCTCAGCACGGGGATAGACGTTCCACCGATAAAGAACATCATCTTCCTCAAGCACATAGGCTCGAAGGTTGAGTTTCACCAGATAATCGGCAGGGCGTCGAGGCTCTACGAGAAGGGTCGTAAGTTCACCTTCAGGGTTATAGACTTCACAGGCGCCACAAGGCTCTTTGACGAGTGGGACGTTCCAAGGTTCGAACCCAAGGAGGGGCCAACCGATTGGTACCTCAACATGGTTATAGTTGACGACGAGACACTTGAGCCCGTCAAAGGGGCTGATGTGGTTGTACACATCAAACCGGGCAAGCCTATTCACGTGGTTGCCGGGGATGACGGCAGGGTGTTCCTGAGAAACGTGCCGAGGGAAGCGGTTCTCGTTGATGTTAGAGCGAGCGGATACAGGCCGAAGAAAACGTACGTCTCAACGTTCCCCGCCCCAAACAACCAGGCAACGCTGACCCTCAGAAAGCAGAAGCCCGCTAACAAAGCGCCGATAACAGTTAAGGGACTCAAGGTGTTCATAGAGGAAGAGAATCGGGTTAAAATCGAGGTGCACGGCAACAAGCTCCTCGAAGCCGAGTACGTGCGGTACACCAGGGAGCAGGTCATGAAGAGGGTGGCCAGCCTGAACGACCTGAGGAGGATATGGCTCAACAGGGATGCGAGGCTAAAGTTCAAGGAGGACCTGAGGAAAGCCGGCATAGACCTCAAGGTGCTCTCCCTCGCCGAGAAGGTTCCAGAGGCAGACGAGTTTGACTTACTTGCCCATTTGCTCTTCAACGCGCCGATAGTTTCGAGGGACGAGAGGGCGCGCCTGTTCTACGAGGTTAAAAAGGAGTTCCTCCGGGAGTTTGGTGAGCAGGGGAGGAGCGTGATAATAGACCTCATAGACCACTACCGCCTCTACGGCCTGAGTGAGATTGAAGACCCTAAGGTGTTTGAGCTTCCGGGCTTTAAGGAGGCCTACGGCGGATTGAAGGGAGTAATAAGGCTCTTCAAGGGCGCGAAGGGCCTTAAAAAGGTTCTTGAGGAAATTGAGAAAGGTCTCTACGCTGATTTAATGGAGGGATGA
- a CDS encoding sugar ABC transporter permease — protein MERRSLVPYLLILPAFVYLLFFVGYPLVQALYLAFTQNGAFSLEVWRRTVSDYYFWSAFKYTILLAGIIVPTQVALAVVLALLMNRVFKGKDAALYALIIPLTISDVAAGLIWYSMLSPYGFINKLLMNLGLIGQPIYVFGYEYRMREFFAIVIAELWRSTAIVFVIILAGLQMISKEYIEAAEVFGASYWTRLRRIVLPLLKPSIQSALIIRTLFAMQIFGIVWILAGRDIPVLAGEGYYQLTEIKDAGVASVYALVIAGLSILLGALYIKFLRAEYLEVGE, from the coding sequence ATGGAACGGCGCTCTCTTGTTCCCTATCTTTTAATTTTGCCGGCTTTCGTGTATCTGCTGTTTTTCGTTGGCTATCCTCTCGTTCAGGCCCTCTACCTGGCCTTCACCCAGAACGGGGCGTTCTCCCTGGAAGTCTGGCGTAGAACCGTTAGCGATTACTACTTTTGGAGCGCGTTTAAATACACAATCCTTCTGGCGGGTATTATAGTCCCGACCCAGGTTGCCCTCGCGGTTGTTCTCGCTCTCCTCATGAACCGCGTTTTCAAGGGCAAGGACGCCGCCCTCTACGCCCTAATAATTCCCCTCACCATAAGCGACGTGGCGGCCGGTTTGATATGGTACTCCATGCTCTCCCCCTACGGTTTCATAAACAAGCTTCTCATGAACTTGGGGCTGATAGGCCAGCCCATATACGTATTCGGCTACGAATACCGCATGAGGGAGTTCTTCGCGATAGTTATAGCCGAGCTGTGGCGCTCCACGGCGATAGTTTTTGTGATAATCCTGGCCGGCCTTCAGATGATAAGCAAGGAGTACATCGAGGCTGCCGAGGTCTTCGGGGCGAGCTACTGGACGAGGCTCAGGCGCATCGTTCTGCCGCTCCTGAAGCCCAGCATCCAGAGCGCCCTCATAATAAGGACTCTCTTCGCGATGCAGATCTTCGGTATCGTCTGGATACTGGCAGGCAGGGACATCCCGGTTCTCGCCGGTGAGGGCTACTACCAGCTCACGGAGATAAAAGACGCCGGCGTTGCATCGGTATACGCCCTCGTGATAGCCGGTCTTTCCATACTGCTCGGTGCGCTGTACATTAAGTTCCTCCGCGCTGAGTATCTGGAGGTGGGAGAATGA
- a CDS encoding ABC transporter ATP-binding protein, giving the protein MVEVKLEGITKRFGDFEAVKDLNLTIKDGEFLVLLGPSGCGKTTTLRMISGLETPSEGKIYFGDRDVTYLPPKDRNISMVFQSYAVWPHMKVFDNIAFPLRVKKYPEDEIRRRVKWAAELLQIESLLDRYPGQLSGGQRQRVAVARAIVVEPDVLLMDEPLSNLDAKLRVAMRAEIKKLQTKLNVTTIYVTHDQVEAMTMGDRIAVMNKGRLLQVGPPTEVYLKPNSLFVATFIGAPEMNILSAAVTEREGLALEGDGFIVPLPGDFRELLLDHIGKDVLLGIRPEHMTVKGVSTLEHVTRTAEIEGTVDFIEALGTDTIVHAKVGENIIKIKLPGHIPLPVGEKIKIEIDLDNIHIFDRDTEKAII; this is encoded by the coding sequence ATGGTTGAGGTCAAGCTTGAGGGAATAACTAAGAGGTTTGGGGACTTTGAGGCCGTTAAGGATCTGAACCTGACGATAAAGGATGGAGAGTTCCTCGTGCTCCTCGGGCCGAGCGGCTGCGGAAAGACAACGACGCTGAGGATGATTTCCGGCCTTGAGACGCCCAGCGAAGGCAAGATATACTTCGGCGACAGGGATGTTACATACCTGCCCCCCAAGGACAGGAACATCTCGATGGTCTTTCAGAGCTACGCCGTCTGGCCGCACATGAAGGTCTTTGACAACATAGCCTTTCCGCTCAGGGTGAAGAAGTATCCGGAGGACGAGATAAGGAGGAGGGTAAAATGGGCGGCCGAACTGCTCCAGATAGAGAGCCTCCTCGACCGCTATCCCGGACAGCTCAGCGGTGGCCAGAGGCAGCGTGTGGCCGTCGCCAGGGCGATAGTGGTTGAGCCGGACGTTCTGCTCATGGACGAGCCGCTGAGCAACCTCGACGCAAAGCTCAGGGTGGCGATGCGCGCCGAGATAAAGAAGCTCCAGACGAAGCTTAACGTCACAACCATCTACGTCACCCACGATCAAGTGGAGGCAATGACGATGGGCGACAGGATAGCGGTCATGAACAAGGGCCGGCTCCTTCAGGTGGGTCCCCCCACAGAGGTTTACCTCAAGCCCAACTCCCTCTTCGTGGCGACTTTCATAGGCGCTCCTGAGATGAACATCCTCAGCGCAGCGGTCACGGAGAGGGAAGGGCTGGCGCTCGAAGGCGATGGCTTTATCGTCCCCCTGCCCGGGGACTTCAGGGAGCTGCTTCTTGACCACATTGGGAAAGACGTTCTCCTCGGTATAAGGCCGGAGCACATGACGGTGAAGGGCGTCTCGACCCTCGAACACGTAACCAGAACGGCGGAGATAGAGGGAACAGTGGATTTCATCGAGGCCCTGGGGACGGATACGATAGTTCACGCCAAGGTTGGGGAGAACATAATCAAGATAAAGCTGCCCGGGCATATACCCCTCCCCGTCGGAGAAAAAATTAAAATAGAGATAGACCTTGACAACATCCATATCTTTGACCGAGACACGGAGAAAGCGATAATCTGA
- a CDS encoding TrmB family transcriptional regulator has translation MDEKEIKSLLREFGLNEYEVRAYLTLVRNGPLTAGELATLSKVPQPRIYDVIRTLMAKGFVTTSQGRPKQVIPLNPESVMDAIKRRYDERIEALKSALEEIYTPHGEIGSVIVVKSRITLEDYVRRAIKNARFHISIAVPEDFLKRLERDLMAKKENNVRINLFLYGNGDVPRVANEIRTRDVPDPIIIIQDRDMGIYLPYEALTGGSSLHGYGLIIQDNNLLFMLDRYFYHALWPTGRVAYREERALKLPREYIHIRELVSDLRRFGIRDAKVEVFGRFVRSGEPVHLVGKVVEFYEDKGKVISNITVETEEGERHVVGGWNASLEDIEAERIILFE, from the coding sequence ATGGACGAGAAGGAGATAAAGTCCCTCCTCCGCGAGTTCGGCCTTAACGAGTACGAGGTTAGGGCGTACCTCACCCTCGTCAGGAACGGGCCTCTGACGGCGGGTGAACTCGCGACGCTCTCAAAGGTTCCCCAGCCCAGGATATACGACGTGATAAGGACGCTCATGGCCAAGGGATTCGTTACTACAAGCCAGGGCAGACCCAAGCAGGTCATTCCCCTCAATCCCGAGAGCGTCATGGATGCCATTAAGCGGCGGTACGACGAGAGAATAGAGGCTCTCAAATCCGCCCTTGAGGAAATTTACACTCCTCACGGCGAGATAGGCAGCGTAATCGTGGTTAAAAGCCGCATAACGCTGGAGGACTACGTCAGGAGAGCAATAAAGAACGCCCGGTTCCACATAAGCATTGCCGTTCCCGAGGATTTTCTTAAGAGGCTGGAGAGGGACTTGATGGCAAAGAAAGAGAACAACGTCCGCATAAATCTTTTCCTTTACGGGAATGGCGATGTTCCGCGGGTGGCCAACGAGATACGTACCAGGGACGTGCCCGACCCGATAATTATAATCCAGGACAGGGACATGGGGATATACCTCCCCTACGAGGCCCTAACCGGCGGCAGCTCCCTTCACGGCTACGGCCTTATAATCCAGGACAACAACCTCCTCTTCATGCTTGACCGCTACTTCTACCACGCCCTCTGGCCGACCGGCAGGGTCGCTTACAGGGAAGAAAGGGCGCTCAAGCTTCCGAGGGAGTACATACACATAAGGGAGCTTGTTTCCGACCTGCGCCGGTTCGGAATCCGGGATGCGAAGGTGGAAGTCTTCGGCCGCTTCGTTCGCTCGGGGGAGCCCGTTCACCTCGTGGGAAAGGTCGTGGAGTTTTACGAGGACAAGGGCAAGGTTATATCGAATATAACTGTGGAGACGGAAGAGGGTGAGAGGCACGTCGTGGGCGGCTGGAACGCTTCCCTTGAGGACATAGAGGCCGAGAGGATAATCCTCTTTGAGTGA
- a CDS encoding ABC transporter substrate-binding protein: protein MIRRLFGVLLAAVVLFAVVSSGCISPGGETKVTVTFLSTQLNPPEERAFVQEDLLKGFTSDTNIEVNFVPISYTDMVTRLEGEMQAGKVTIDVIGDLHGGMDYMASKGWLEDLSSMPKLEGRTFISTFEKYSNIRGQKAYVPWMSATYVMVVNKEAFQYLPEGLTEEDVMKGTDKWTYDALLQWAKNLKEAKGQPELGFPAGPKGLFVRFLHGYIYPSYTGYQAKEFDSQDAVQMWDYLKKLWPYVHPSSTTWDAMSDPLLKGEVLIAWDHTARIKNAIETKPDQFVVVPVPRGPKGRGFIVVLAGLAIPKGAPHKDEAWKLIDYLTKPDTQVKVLEKTGFFPTVEEASGKLPDGPLKILAEGVQAQASTEDALVAMIPNLGDKGGQFKEYYKQAFERIVLNNEDPATVTKEIKPDLVKLFEDVGVPVP from the coding sequence ATGATTAGGAGATTGTTTGGTGTTCTATTGGCGGCGGTTGTCTTGTTCGCCGTAGTGTCCAGTGGCTGTATCTCCCCCGGAGGAGAGACGAAGGTAACAGTGACGTTTCTGTCAACCCAGCTGAACCCGCCCGAGGAGAGGGCCTTCGTCCAGGAGGACCTTCTGAAGGGGTTTACTTCAGACACGAATATCGAGGTTAACTTCGTCCCGATTTCCTACACGGACATGGTTACGAGGCTTGAGGGCGAGATGCAGGCGGGAAAGGTCACCATCGATGTCATAGGTGACCTCCACGGTGGTATGGACTACATGGCCTCTAAGGGCTGGCTTGAAGACCTCAGCTCGATGCCCAAGCTTGAGGGCAGGACGTTCATCAGCACCTTCGAGAAGTATTCCAACATTCGCGGCCAGAAGGCCTACGTTCCCTGGATGAGCGCCACCTACGTTATGGTCGTTAACAAGGAGGCCTTCCAGTACCTGCCGGAAGGGCTTACCGAAGAGGACGTTATGAAGGGCACCGACAAGTGGACCTACGACGCCCTCCTCCAGTGGGCCAAGAACCTCAAAGAAGCCAAGGGCCAGCCCGAGCTCGGCTTCCCGGCAGGGCCTAAAGGACTCTTCGTCAGGTTCCTCCACGGCTACATATACCCCAGCTACACCGGCTACCAGGCGAAGGAGTTCGATAGCCAGGATGCCGTCCAGATGTGGGACTACCTCAAGAAACTCTGGCCCTACGTGCACCCATCGAGCACCACCTGGGACGCCATGTCAGACCCGCTTCTGAAGGGAGAGGTTCTCATAGCATGGGACCACACTGCGAGGATTAAGAACGCCATCGAGACCAAGCCGGACCAGTTCGTCGTTGTCCCGGTTCCGAGGGGACCGAAGGGCAGGGGATTCATCGTCGTTCTCGCCGGCCTTGCCATACCGAAGGGAGCACCGCACAAGGACGAGGCCTGGAAGCTCATAGACTACCTGACCAAGCCGGACACCCAGGTCAAGGTTCTCGAAAAGACTGGATTCTTCCCGACGGTTGAGGAGGCAAGCGGAAAGCTGCCGGATGGCCCCCTCAAGATACTCGCGGAAGGCGTTCAGGCGCAGGCCAGCACCGAAGATGCCCTCGTCGCCATGATACCGAACCTTGGAGACAAGGGAGGACAGTTCAAGGAGTACTACAAGCAGGCCTTTGAGAGGATAGTCCTCAACAACGAGGACCCAGCGACCGTCACCAAGGAGATCAAGCCCGACCTCGTAAAGCTCTTCGAGGACGTTGGAGTGCCGGTACCGTGA
- a CDS encoding SprT family zinc-dependent metalloprotease: MRLRVRRRPVKYARLEVRPDGTVLVTAPDGFDVDNLIERHRGWLEGKLAEIEGLREIAESGFPINGEFYRVIHGRKPKVHERFKTVVLSPNPNDVVDCLKKILRKELLPLVDSYARRMGVEPGKVYIRHQKSRWGSCSPRGNLNFNVRLIVLPRELREYVVIHELAHLKHMNHSKAFWEFVGRFYPDYKTARRELKKWWTIVELNPHWKWLARGEV; encoded by the coding sequence ATGAGGTTGAGGGTTCGCCGTCGGCCGGTCAAGTATGCACGGCTTGAGGTGAGGCCTGACGGAACGGTTCTGGTCACCGCCCCCGATGGCTTCGACGTTGATAACCTGATCGAGAGGCACCGGGGCTGGCTTGAGGGCAAGCTGGCCGAGATTGAGGGTCTCCGGGAGATAGCCGAGTCGGGCTTTCCCATCAACGGCGAGTTCTATCGGGTTATCCACGGGAGAAAGCCCAAGGTTCACGAGCGGTTCAAGACCGTCGTCCTCTCCCCCAACCCCAACGATGTTGTTGACTGCCTGAAGAAAATCCTCAGAAAGGAGCTTCTGCCCCTCGTGGATTCCTACGCTCGCAGGATGGGGGTGGAGCCTGGAAAGGTCTACATCAGGCATCAGAAGAGCCGCTGGGGAAGCTGCTCCCCCAGGGGAAACCTGAACTTCAACGTTCGCCTCATAGTCCTCCCCCGGGAGCTCAGGGAGTACGTTGTGATCCATGAGCTCGCCCATCTGAAGCACATGAACCATTCGAAGGCCTTCTGGGAGTTCGTTGGGAGATTTTATCCCGACTACAAAACCGCCAGAAGGGAGCTTAAGAAGTGGTGGACGATAGTCGAGCTGAACCCACACTGGAAGTGGTTGGCCAGGGGTGAAGTCTAG